In Augochlora pura isolate Apur16 chromosome 3, APUR_v2.2.1, whole genome shotgun sequence, the sequence CTGCGCGCGAGGACTCTCTAGGGGGAGAAGAAGCACGGTGGAATCGTGCCTGGCCAGGACACGCGTGCTTCCGCGCGTATGtgtgcgcgctcgcgcgcgtctgCGTGCGCCTGTCTGTGTGGGTTCGAGCACGCGTGGGCGATGCTGTGGCACGCGACACGACCGTTACGTTCGAAACGGAGCCGGGCGGTGGGGGTAGGAAAGGcgagaaagggggggggggggggggggggaggaggaggatagAGGGGTGAAATTCAGAAGGGGGACCACGGGCGGATTGCGGTGCCCTCGTGATCGCGGAGAGAGACCAACACCGCGGCGCTCCTACGTCCGTGTACACGTGAAAAGACGGCTGacgtgtaaaaaaaaaagagcggcAGCCGAAGCGACACACTCGACGGTAACGCACGGACACATCGACGATCGACTCTTCCCCGAGAAAGACGGACacggagagggggagaggagtTTCAGGTAGACGAAACGGAaattcgaatagaaaaatacgGGGCCCTTTCGAGGGGGGAGTAGCCGACgaacgggcgcgcgcgcgcgcgagcgcagaAATGTGCGGACACATAGAGAGTACAgagggcagagagagagagggagagagagagagagagagagagagagaaacgtgTTCACGAATCGATGGTGCATGTGCACCGACGACGGTAGAGGTGACGGGTCGTTGGGCCAGGTCTCAAACGGCGTGGGGTGGCAAAGAGGGGTGGGGAGCGGCTCGCGGAGGGGCCCAGCATCTGCTCCATACAACAACGCAACGCGCGGTGTAACAGAGcgcaaagagaaaaagaggaggaCGGTTGATCCGCGTCGGAGAAAGAGACGGCCGGTGAAAAAGGGGGAAAGAGAGGTGAAAAAAgggggagcgagagagaacaagggggaaagagaaagagagagagagagagagggagagagaagttTGAGCGCAGAGAGGAGCGCAGCAGGATAATCGCGTCGCACTCACGAACATCCTGCACCTCCTGTTGTTGCATAGAAAGCGATGGTGGGGGGCTACGCGAGCCGGCGGAACAGATGCCTGCGCTCCGATTGGACGACGGCCCGCGACCGGCCGTCCCCTATTGGCGCGCAGCGCGGGGCCCGCGGGCCTGCATTGGTCGGACAGCACGTGCGGGCCACCTGCACCTGGCCGGTGGGGTGACCTCTTATAAAAGGCCCTGGCGCACCCCCCTGCCAGTCAGAGACCGGCTTGCAGCCGAACCGTTTTCAGAGTTACGAGTTCGTTGGTTCCCCATCTCGACGAGAGCCCCCCTATACGGATCCTTTAACCCCGGTCCCGGTCGAACAGTCAGTTCAGTTCAGATCCGACCATCGTACCGTGTGGATCGTTCGACAGTGTGCTCCGGCCAGCGATAtacgttattttttttgtggATTTTCGACGCGCCTGCCAGGAAGACAACACTggactttatattaattgtttcgcATCCATGTGTGACGCAAGTGAAGTGAAGTCTCTCTGGGATTTACTTTGACAATCGTCGCCGTTTCTCGATCACCGAGATCATCCTTGTGATTTTTTGATCAGTGCGTGCTTTGAGAAACTGTAACAGACTACGGCAACCGCAACAATTGGATTACGAACTGCGGTTGCGGCTTCGCGGTGTTCCGTGCCTGCGAAGAGCCGACTTTGATTCGAAGTTCGCGGACGTGCGAGGATCGTCAACCATGCTCGTCGACGAGATGCCGCGCAGCTTCGTCAAGAAGAACAACAGCTACAGCCACTGCCCGCTGAAAAAGCGGCCGGTGCACGTATTGCCCTCCGAGGAAGTTACCGAAGCGATTAAAGGTGAGTCTCGACAGCCTTGCAAAATCGTTCTCCAAAATATTCCCCGAAAAAAGTAATTCCACGATACAAATTTCCGCGAGAAGAACCTGAACGCGTAAAAATTTCCTTCGCTCAATACTCTTCGTAGTTTCTCTAAACGGAGTCGAAtcgatgattttattaatcttaaaaTTCGGAAGATGTAAAGATTACGCGAAACGCATAGCTTCCGTCTGCACACGCAAAgtttcttttgaaaaaatcgagCCAGTTCCGAGAGATAAGAGTTCAGCAGAACCGCAGTCTAAACGTAGACATGATTTTTTGTTATAGAAGAGATAATCGACGTCGTGATGGACGATATCCCCGAGCCCGAGAACCTCAGCACAAAGCCCGAGGATCTGAGCCGAAACGCGGAGCGCCAACAGCATCAGCCGCCCGCGTCTCGTTCTCCGTCACCTGTCATCAAAGTCTCCCAGTCGCCGCCGCTGACGACGCAGCCCGCGTCGCCGACGCTGCACCAGGTCCACCCTGTGCACCATCTTCACCAGCCCTATCCAACGAAGCCGGTGACACCGCCGGTGGGAATCGCTCCGATTCACCCGGTGGCGAAGAAGGCCCGCGTGGAGGTGATCCAGCACGAGAACTCGACGTCGACGGCCTCGGCGGtgacggcggcgtcggcgccGTTGCATTTCATGGCCAGCAAGGCGCCGCTGGAGCCTCTGAACCTGAACACGCCCGTGGAGCCGTTGGCGCACTACGCGACGCCAGCATGGGCTCGCACGGCACCTCTGTACCCGCCGCACTATCTGCCTTATCCGGCGGCTTATCACCGCTATCACCACGCGGGCGCGGAGCTGTACCCGTCTTACCCGATGCCGGCGTACCCTCACTCGTCGCCGGAGCATCATCCGTCAGTGTCTCCGCCGCCGCACAGCTCCCTGACCTGCCCAACGATCCAGAGACCGATCGCCAGGAGCTACGCGCACTGGGCCAGCAGTCCCGATCATTGCGGCCTGTCGCCCACAAGCTCCCTCGGCTCGGGATCGCTGAGGTCGCCGCCACCGGTCACCCCGGAAGATCTCTCCTCACCCGGAAGCGACAGCGGAAGATCATCCGCGGGAAGCACGTCGACGGGACCGACGATCGTGAACCCGAAGATCGAGAAGACAGTGACCAGTGGTTCGACCGTGTCCCTCTCGTCcacctcgtcctcctcctcctcctcgtcgtcgtcgacgtcgccgaGGTACCAGTGTCCGGACTGTGGCAAATCGTACTCCACCTATTCCGGCCTGTCCAAGCACCAGCAGTTCCACTGCGCGGCTGCCGAGGGCCAGGCCAAGAAGTCGTTCTCGTGCAAGTACTGCGAGAAGGTGTACGTCAGCCTGGGCGCCCTCAAGATGCACATCAGGACGCACACGTTGCCCTGCAAGTGCCACCTCTGCGGCAAGGCGTTCTCCAGGCCGTGGCTGCTCCAGGGCCACATCAGGACCCACACCGGCGAGAAACCGTTCAGCTGTCAACACTGCAACAGGGCGTTCGCCGACAGGAGTAACCTGAGGGCGCACCTCCAGACGCACAGCGACGTGAAGAAGTACTCGTGCACGTCGTGCAGCAAGACCTTCAGCAGGATGTCCCTGCTGACGAAGCACCAGGAAGGTGGCTGTCCAGGAGTCGCCGTACCGATCGGCTACGGTTGCTGAAGCGGTTCCACAAAGGCTCGGGAAAAATTAATCACAGTTTTCCTTGCTACGTACGTTCCTTGCTTCTGTAGTCTCTTCGTCCACTTTCGATCCGCTGAGAAGTGCCTTATAGATCCGGAGTACAAACGACTTAGAGAGTAGGAAGGGGTGTACAAAAGGGGCACCGAGGCCGGGTCCAGTTTCTCGGTTACAGTCTCATccgtgcgagagagagagagagagagagagagagagcatcgtCGGAGCAGTACCTGgctttcgattaaaattcatgtCCTCTCTATGCGATTGAATTTTAAACGAGATCGATATGCGACCGAGCAACTGGACTCCTCCCTCGCCGCCCCCCGAGGGGAGAAAGGGTCACCGGGAGGACGCTGTGGCGGTCGGGAAGATATCTCGATCGGACCTACCGATGGTTGTGCATATtactctttttctttgtttcctttttcctttcatatatatatatgtatatagagagagaaagatatatatatattccacCGTCGGTGAACCCTTTCTTCTCCACCCGGCTGCGCTGTAAATAGTTTCGGGTTGTGTGCGTGCGACGTGCAGCGAGAATCAGGGCACGACTGTACTTAGTACCGGTGCCCTATCCGTGGGGCTCGACGAGAAAAGCTTTTCTGGTTCGCGAGTGACCATATTCGGGGGTGGGAAGGGGGGGGCGAAAATAAAAGTCGAGGCGATATGCGACCGTTCGACGCGGTCCCGTGAAacttgccgtgccattttttCCATATTATCTCCGCAAGATCGTTTCGTTACTTTTGCGCGCTCGGATAAGAAATCATCGTTCTGATCCTCGGTCTTGTAggtttttttcttctcctttttcttcttttttttttcttcttctttttgttttgttgTTCGAGGCGTGCGTCGACACCCGTGCACCAAAgtgcc encodes:
- the LOC144479106 gene encoding uncharacterized protein LOC144479106 → MLVDEMPRSFVKKNNSYSHCPLKKRPVHVLPSEEVTEAIKEEIIDVVMDDIPEPENLSTKPEDLSRNAERQQHQPPASRSPSPVIKVSQSPPLTTQPASPTLHQVHPVHHLHQPYPTKPVTPPVGIAPIHPVAKKARVEVIQHENSTSTASAVTAASAPLHFMASKAPLEPLNLNTPVEPLAHYATPAWARTAPLYPPHYLPYPAAYHRYHHAGAELYPSYPMPAYPHSSPEHHPSVSPPPHSSLTCPTIQRPIARSYAHWASSPDHCGLSPTSSLGSGSLRSPPPVTPEDLSSPGSDSGRSSAGSTSTGPTIVNPKIEKTVTSGSTVSLSSTSSSSSSSSSSTSPRYQCPDCGKSYSTYSGLSKHQQFHCAAAEGQAKKSFSCKYCEKVYVSLGALKMHIRTHTLPCKCHLCGKAFSRPWLLQGHIRTHTGEKPFSCQHCNRAFADRSNLRAHLQTHSDVKKYSCTSCSKTFSRMSLLTKHQEGGCPGVAVPIGYGC